From the Thermococcus sp. 21S7 genome, the window GTCCTCCGGAGTGACTGAAAGAATATGAACGTTGTCCGCCGTGAGCAACTCTTCAATGAAAGCCAGTGCTGTGGATAGGTTTACTTTGGCTTCTATTATGTTGGCAACCTCACTTAGATGCACAACAGTGGTAGCTACCTCCTCCCCGTCTTCAATTCTCCTCAGGATCCTCATTGCCCGCGTTTTTCTTTCAAGAACCTCTTCTGGAAGGTTCGGCCTTGACCTCAACAGGGCGTACAGGAAGACGTTGGCGTCTATGAACCTCATCCTGACACCTCAGTAGAGGCTTTCCAGGAGCTCTTTTTCAACGTCGGTTCCTTTAATCTCGGCATCAATTATGTTAAAAAACTTGGAGAGCCTTGGTTTCTTCCGGGGGATTATCTCGATCCTGTCATCAAGCTCAATTAGAATGACCTCATTTCCCCACCTCTCACGCCAGCTCTTTGGCAGGACAAGTCTTCCCTGGGGATCAATTTTTTTGACTTCCACAGTGGTCATGTAATCACCATTAGCTTATACAAACTGGGACAAAATAAGGCTTTTGGTATGGAGGAAAACTTCAACCTCAAAAACGAATGAAGAGAAAAGGGAAGAAGGCTTCACTCGAAGAGGGCCTTCCTGGCGGCCTCAAGCCTGAGCCTGGCCTCTTCCCTGGCAACGGTCTTCCTGACAAGCTCGACGGCGTCCGGGTTGGCGCTGACGCTGTCGATGCCGAGCCTGACGAGGAGCTTGACCATCCTCGGGTCGCTGCCGGCCTGGCCGCAGATGCTGGTCTCGACGCCGTACTTCTTGCAGGTCTTGATGACGTTCTCGATGAGCTTGAGCACTGCCGGGTGCTTCTCGTCGTAGAGCTTAAACACTCTCTCGTTGTCCCTGTCGATGGCGAGGGTGTACTGGGTGAGGTCGTTGGTACCGAAGCTGATGAAGTCGATGCCCTCCTTGATGAGGTCCTCGATGATGAGGGCGCTGGCCGGGGTCTCGATCATGACGCCCCACTCGACGTCCTTGTGCGGAACGAGGCCGACCTCAAGGGCGATCTCCTTGGCCTTCCTAATCTGCTCCGGGTGGCTGACGAGCGGGAGCATGACGCCGATGTTGTCGTAGCCCTCGTCGACGAGCCTCTTGATGGCCTTGAACTCGGCCCTGAGGAGCTCCGGCTGGTCGAGACCGCGCCTGATGCCTCTCCAGCCGAGCATCGGGTTCCTCTCGTCCGGCTCCTCCTCTCCGCCCGGAAGCTCGCGGAACTCGTTGGTTGGGGCGTCGAGGGTCCTGTACCAGACGCGCCTCGGGTAGAAGGCCTCGACGACGGTCCTGATGCCCTCGACGAGCTTCTCGACGAGCTCCTCCTCCTTGCCCTCCCTGATGAACTTGATCGGGTGGGCACCGATGCCGAGGATCATGTGCTCG encodes:
- a CDS encoding AbrB/MazE/SpoVT family DNA-binding domain-containing protein, yielding MTTVEVKKIDPQGRLVLPKSWRERWGNEVILIELDDRIEIIPRKKPRLSKFFNIIDAEIKGTDVEKELLESLY
- a CDS encoding type II toxin-antitoxin system VapC family toxin, whose amino-acid sequence is MRFIDANVFLYALLRSRPNLPEEVLERKTRAMRILRRIEDGEEVATTVVHLSEVANIIEAKVNLSTALAFIEELLTADNVHILSVTPEDYLKATLVASKRRISVNDALAYLKMKELGINEIYTFDRHFLNLDVHVLP